In one Achromobacter spanius genomic region, the following are encoded:
- a CDS encoding MFS transporter, protein MPADIKLKLTPSERRASVALAGLFAARMLGLFLLLPVFAVAAAGMPGGDDPARVGLALGMYGLTQAFMQIPFGLASDRWGRRPVVLFGLLLFVAGSIVCAQADDVYWITIGRAIQGAGAISAAVTAWLADATRDEVRTRAMAMVGASIGLSFAVSLVLSPVLVGWWGLSGLFWTIACLGVICLAVARFVVPVVPRTQARTMQAARPMEVLTHRDLLRLNFGVFVLHLIQVSMFVVVPALLAKVGGLDARELWKVYLPVILVSFVLMVPVVFVAEKRRAHRGALRAAVAGLVLVCALMPAASHGFYSLAIALTGFFVAFNVLEALQPSLVSRVAPQAYKGLALGFYNTAQAAGLFAGGALGGWLAAHSGASAVFIGAAVLSAVWLVVTWALRPLA, encoded by the coding sequence ATGCCGGCAGACATCAAACTGAAATTGACCCCTTCCGAACGCCGCGCCAGCGTGGCATTGGCCGGCCTGTTCGCCGCACGGATGTTGGGGCTGTTCCTGTTGCTGCCGGTGTTCGCCGTGGCGGCGGCTGGCATGCCGGGTGGAGACGACCCCGCGCGCGTTGGCCTGGCGCTGGGCATGTATGGCCTGACCCAGGCGTTCATGCAGATTCCTTTCGGCCTGGCGTCCGACCGCTGGGGCCGGCGCCCCGTCGTGCTGTTCGGCCTGCTGCTGTTCGTGGCCGGCAGCATCGTCTGTGCGCAGGCGGATGACGTGTACTGGATCACCATCGGCCGCGCCATCCAGGGGGCGGGCGCCATCTCGGCCGCCGTCACCGCCTGGCTGGCAGACGCCACCCGCGACGAAGTCCGCACCCGCGCCATGGCCATGGTGGGCGCATCGATTGGCCTGTCTTTCGCGGTGTCCTTGGTGCTGTCGCCCGTGCTGGTGGGCTGGTGGGGCTTGTCCGGCCTGTTCTGGACCATTGCCTGCCTGGGCGTGATCTGCCTGGCCGTGGCGCGTTTCGTCGTGCCCGTGGTGCCGCGCACCCAGGCCCGCACCATGCAAGCCGCCCGGCCGATGGAAGTGCTGACCCACCGCGACCTGCTGCGCCTGAACTTCGGCGTGTTCGTGCTGCATTTGATCCAGGTGTCGATGTTTGTCGTGGTGCCGGCCCTGCTGGCCAAGGTAGGCGGCCTTGACGCGCGCGAGCTGTGGAAGGTTTATCTGCCCGTCATCCTGGTGTCGTTCGTGCTGATGGTGCCCGTGGTGTTCGTGGCGGAAAAACGCCGCGCCCATCGCGGCGCCTTGCGCGCCGCCGTGGCGGGCCTGGTGCTGGTGTGCGCATTGATGCCGGCGGCCAGCCATGGTTTCTACTCGTTGGCCATCGCGCTGACGGGCTTCTTTGTCGCCTTCAACGTGCTGGAAGCGCTGCAACCGTCGCTGGTGTCGCGCGTGGCGCCGCAGGCCTACAAGGGCTTGGCGCTGGGCTTCTACAACACGGCGCAGGCGGCGGGGCTGTTCGCGGGCGGCGCGTTGGGCGGCTGGCTGGCGGCTCATTCAGGCGCCAGCGCGGTGTTCATCGGCGCGGCTGTTTTGTCGGCGGTGTGGCTGGTGGTGACCTGGGCGCTGCGGCCGCTGGCATAA
- the uvrA gene encoding excinuclease ABC subunit UvrA, giving the protein MTIRIRGARTHNLKNVSLDLPRHKLVVVTGLSGSGKSSLAFDTLYAEGQRRYVESLSAYARQFLQLMDKPDVDLIEGLSPAISIEQKAAGHNPRSTVGTITEIHDYLRLLYARVGTPYCPEHGLPLQAQSVSQMVDAVLGWTPETRLAVLAPIARGKKGSFEDECASLQAQGYVRLRVDGQLMEIDGMTPLKKTEKHDIDVVIDRLRIKPESKQRLAESFETALQLADGRALALDMDSEHEQVFSSRYACPVCSHSLPELEPRLFSFNNPMGACPSCDGIGQVGFFDPKRVVAFPELSLAAGAIRGWDRRNAFTHSLLASLAAHYEFDIEAPFEELPEALRDKVLYGSGEEEISFLYLNEKGRSTVKRHTFEGVIPNLERRWRETDSATVREELGKYRNIKTCPDCAGSRLRPEARNVLIGHDPRGGERHGQAIYEVEAMPLSGCLAWFRDLSLTGAKQEIAQRIVREIEARLSFLNNVGLNYLSLDRSADTISGGEAQRIRLASQIGSGLTGVMYVLDEPSIGLHQRDNDRLIGTLQHLRDLGNSVIVVEHDEDMIRMADWVVDMGPGAGEHGGEVVSQGDPETVQRDPNSLTGQYLSGAREIAIPARRPVNDELPWLTLSGASGNNLKDVELRVPAGRLVCVTGVSGSGKSTLINDTLAVAVSRQLHHAQSEPAPYVSMQGLDNFDKIISVDQSPIGRTPRSNPATYTGLFTPIRELFAGVPEARTRGYDPGRFSFNVKGGRCEACQGDGVVKVEMHFLPDMYVPCDVCHGKRYNRETLEIRYRGRNISEVLDLTVEQALEYFESVPAISRKLHTLIDVGLSYIRLGQSATTLSGGEAQRVKLSLELSRRSTGRTLYILDEPTTGLHFRDIELLLQVLNQLVDSGNTVLIIEHNLDVIKTADWLIDMGPEGGDGGGYVVAQGTPEDVANTQASHTGQYLGKLLRRNASR; this is encoded by the coding sequence GTGACAATACGCATACGGGGTGCACGCACCCACAACCTCAAGAACGTTTCGCTGGACCTGCCGCGCCACAAACTGGTGGTCGTCACCGGCTTGTCCGGCTCTGGCAAATCTTCGCTGGCGTTCGATACGCTGTACGCGGAGGGCCAACGACGTTATGTGGAAAGCCTGTCCGCGTATGCCCGCCAATTCCTCCAACTGATGGACAAGCCGGACGTCGACCTCATCGAAGGTCTGTCGCCCGCCATCTCCATCGAGCAGAAGGCCGCCGGCCACAACCCGCGTTCCACTGTCGGCACCATCACCGAGATCCACGACTACCTGCGCCTGCTGTATGCACGGGTGGGCACGCCCTACTGTCCCGAGCACGGCCTGCCGCTACAGGCGCAGTCGGTCAGCCAGATGGTTGACGCGGTGCTGGGCTGGACGCCCGAAACGCGGCTGGCCGTGCTGGCGCCCATTGCGCGCGGCAAGAAAGGCAGCTTCGAAGACGAATGCGCCAGCCTGCAGGCGCAAGGCTATGTGCGTTTGCGCGTGGACGGGCAGTTGATGGAAATCGACGGCATGACGCCGTTGAAGAAGACCGAAAAGCACGACATCGACGTCGTCATCGACCGGCTGCGCATCAAGCCGGAAAGCAAGCAGCGCCTGGCGGAAAGCTTCGAAACCGCGCTGCAACTGGCCGACGGCCGCGCGCTGGCGCTGGACATGGACAGCGAGCACGAACAGGTGTTCTCCAGCCGCTACGCCTGCCCGGTGTGCAGCCACAGCCTGCCCGAACTGGAGCCGCGCCTGTTCAGCTTCAACAACCCGATGGGCGCCTGCCCCAGTTGCGACGGCATCGGCCAGGTGGGCTTTTTTGACCCCAAGCGGGTCGTGGCCTTTCCGGAACTGAGCCTGGCCGCTGGCGCCATCCGTGGCTGGGACCGCCGCAACGCCTTCACGCATTCGCTGTTGGCCAGTCTGGCGGCGCATTACGAGTTCGATATTGAAGCCCCGTTTGAAGAGCTACCCGAAGCGTTGCGCGACAAGGTGCTGTACGGCTCGGGCGAAGAAGAAATTTCGTTTCTCTACCTGAATGAAAAAGGCCGCAGCACGGTCAAGCGGCATACCTTTGAAGGCGTGATCCCGAACCTGGAGCGCCGCTGGCGCGAAACGGACTCGGCGACGGTGCGCGAAGAACTGGGCAAGTACCGCAATATCAAGACCTGCCCCGACTGCGCGGGGTCGCGCCTGCGTCCCGAAGCCCGCAACGTGCTGATCGGCCACGATCCGCGCGGCGGCGAGCGCCACGGCCAGGCTATCTATGAAGTCGAGGCCATGCCGCTGTCGGGCTGCCTGGCCTGGTTCCGCGACCTGAGCCTGACCGGGGCCAAGCAGGAAATTGCACAGCGCATCGTGCGCGAGATCGAAGCGCGGCTCAGCTTCCTGAACAACGTCGGCTTGAATTACCTGTCGCTGGACCGCAGCGCCGACACCATTTCAGGTGGCGAGGCCCAGCGCATCCGGCTGGCCAGCCAGATCGGCTCGGGCCTGACGGGCGTGATGTATGTGCTGGACGAACCCTCCATCGGTCTGCACCAGCGCGATAACGACCGCCTGATCGGCACCTTGCAGCACCTGCGAGACCTGGGCAACAGCGTCATCGTGGTCGAGCACGACGAAGACATGATCCGCATGGCGGACTGGGTGGTCGACATGGGCCCGGGCGCGGGCGAGCACGGCGGCGAAGTGGTGTCGCAGGGCGATCCAGAAACGGTGCAGCGCGATCCGAATTCGCTGACCGGCCAGTACCTGAGCGGCGCGCGCGAGATCGCGATTCCCGCACGCCGCCCGGTCAACGACGAACTGCCCTGGCTGACCCTGAGCGGCGCCAGCGGCAACAACCTGAAAGACGTTGAACTGCGCGTGCCTGCTGGCCGCCTCGTCTGCGTGACGGGCGTATCGGGTTCCGGCAAGTCCACGCTGATCAACGACACGCTGGCAGTCGCCGTGTCGCGCCAGTTGCATCACGCGCAAAGCGAACCCGCCCCCTACGTGTCGATGCAGGGGCTGGACAATTTCGACAAGATCATCAGTGTGGACCAAAGCCCCATCGGCCGCACGCCGCGCAGCAACCCGGCAACCTACACCGGGCTGTTCACGCCCATCCGCGAGCTTTTCGCGGGCGTGCCCGAGGCGCGTACCCGCGGCTACGATCCCGGCCGATTCAGCTTCAACGTCAAGGGCGGGCGCTGCGAAGCCTGCCAGGGCGACGGCGTGGTCAAGGTGGAAATGCACTTTCTGCCCGACATGTACGTGCCCTGCGACGTGTGCCACGGCAAGCGCTACAACCGCGAAACGCTGGAAATCCGCTACCGGGGCCGCAACATCAGTGAAGTGCTGGACCTGACGGTTGAGCAGGCGCTGGAATACTTCGAGTCCGTGCCGGCCATCTCGCGCAAGCTGCACACGCTGATTGACGTTGGCCTGTCCTACATACGCCTGGGCCAAAGCGCTACCACGCTGTCGGGCGGTGAAGCGCAGCGCGTGAAGCTGTCGCTGGAACTATCGCGCCGCAGTACCGGACGCACGCTGTACATCCTGGACGAACCCACCACCGGCCTGCACTTCCGCGATATTGAATTGCTGCTGCAAGTGCTGAACCAGTTGGTCGACAGCGGCAACACCGTGCTCATCATCGAACACAACCTGGACGTCATCAAAACGGCGGACTGGCTGATCGACATGGGTCCGGAGGGCGGCGATGGCGGCGGCTACGTGGTGGCGCAAGGCACGCCGGAAGACGTCGCGAATACGCAAGCCAGCCACACCGGGCAATACCTGGGCAAGCTGCTGCGACGCAACGCAAGCAGGTAG
- a CDS encoding glutathione S-transferase family protein has translation MYTLIIGNKNYSSWSLRPWLALRATGIAFTEQKLAFFTEEFSRKVGAVSPAGLVPVLLDDDFAVWDSLAICEYVAERHPDAGLWPKDAKARARARSLVAQMHSGFGALRNALPMNIEAHLPGIKLPEAAQQDISRLQAIWHDTRAEFGHGGPFLFGAFSIADAFFAPVVSRFTTYGIAAAGAVRDYMDAVLALPAMQDWMRDARAEATFVPEDEPYRRHR, from the coding sequence ATGTACACCCTGATCATCGGCAACAAGAATTACTCTTCGTGGTCCTTGCGGCCGTGGCTGGCGTTACGAGCCACGGGCATCGCCTTCACTGAGCAAAAGCTCGCGTTCTTCACGGAAGAGTTTTCGCGCAAGGTGGGTGCGGTGTCACCCGCCGGGCTGGTGCCGGTATTGCTGGACGACGACTTCGCCGTGTGGGATTCGCTGGCCATTTGTGAATACGTGGCCGAACGGCATCCAGATGCCGGGCTATGGCCCAAGGATGCCAAGGCCCGCGCCCGCGCGCGTTCGCTGGTGGCGCAAATGCACAGCGGCTTCGGCGCCCTGCGCAACGCCCTGCCGATGAATATCGAAGCGCATCTGCCGGGCATCAAGCTGCCCGAGGCCGCCCAACAAGACATCTCGCGCCTGCAAGCCATCTGGCACGACACTCGTGCTGAATTCGGCCACGGCGGCCCGTTCCTGTTCGGCGCATTCTCGATTGCCGACGCATTTTTCGCGCCGGTGGTGTCGCGCTTCACCACCTACGGCATCGCTGCCGCGGGCGCCGTGCGCGACTACATGGATGCGGTCCTGGCATTGCCGGCCATGCAGGATTGGATGCGGGATGCGCGCGCCGAAGCCACGTTCGTGCCCGAAGACGAACCCTACCGCAGGCACCGCTAA
- a CDS encoding deoxyguanosinetriphosphate triphosphohydrolase, with amino-acid sequence MNELASYASDPSQSRGRKTAEPPPENRTEFQRDRDRIVHSGAFRRLEYKTQVFVNHEGDLFRTRLTHSLEVAQIARTLARSLKLSEDLTEAISLAHDLGHTPFGHAGQDELNACMRELAPEAGGFEHNLQSLRVVDELEERYADFNGLNLCFETREGILKHCSAAHARQLGDVGERFLNRTQPSLEAQLANLADEVAYNNHDIDDGLRSGLITIEQLQDVSIFERHHAYVLDRYPGLAPRRAVAETIRRMINTLIVDLTQTSLARIRDAAPASVDDVRRSPPLAGFSDDIRREADALKKFLFDNLYRHYQVLRMTAKARRIVRELFGAFLDDPRLLPPDYRRPVFNEQARAIADYIAGMTDRYAIREHKRLFEMG; translated from the coding sequence ATGAATGAACTGGCTTCTTACGCATCCGACCCGTCTCAATCGCGTGGTCGGAAAACGGCAGAGCCGCCGCCCGAGAACCGGACCGAATTTCAGCGCGACCGCGACCGCATCGTGCATTCCGGCGCGTTTCGCCGGCTGGAGTACAAGACCCAGGTCTTCGTCAACCATGAAGGCGACCTCTTTCGCACGCGCCTGACGCACAGCCTGGAAGTGGCGCAGATTGCGCGCACGCTGGCCCGCAGCCTGAAACTGTCGGAAGACCTGACCGAAGCCATTTCGCTGGCGCACGATCTGGGCCATACGCCCTTCGGCCACGCAGGGCAGGACGAGCTGAACGCCTGCATGCGCGAACTGGCGCCCGAGGCGGGCGGTTTTGAGCACAACCTGCAAAGCCTGCGTGTGGTGGACGAGCTTGAAGAGCGCTACGCGGACTTCAACGGCCTGAACCTTTGCTTTGAAACGCGCGAAGGCATCCTCAAGCATTGCTCGGCCGCACACGCGCGCCAGTTGGGCGATGTGGGCGAACGCTTCCTGAACCGCACGCAGCCATCGCTGGAAGCGCAACTGGCCAACCTGGCCGATGAAGTCGCCTACAACAACCACGATATCGACGACGGCCTGCGCTCCGGGTTGATCACGATTGAGCAACTGCAGGACGTGTCGATCTTCGAACGGCATCACGCCTATGTGCTGGACCGCTATCCGGGCCTGGCGCCGCGCCGCGCGGTGGCGGAAACCATCCGCCGCATGATCAACACGTTGATCGTCGATTTGACGCAAACCTCGCTGGCGCGCATCCGCGACGCGGCGCCGGCCAGCGTGGACGACGTGCGCCGCTCACCGCCGCTGGCGGGGTTTTCGGACGACATCCGGCGCGAGGCCGATGCCCTGAAGAAGTTCTTGTTCGACAACCTGTATCGGCACTATCAGGTGCTGCGCATGACGGCCAAGGCGCGCCGCATCGTGCGTGAGCTTTTCGGGGCGTTTCTTGATGACCCGAGGCTGCTGCCGCCAGACTACCGGCGCCCGGTGTTCAACGAGCAGGCGCGCGCCATTGCCGATTACATCGCCGGCATGACCGACCGCTACGCCATCCGAGAACACAAGCGCCTGTTCGAGATGGGCTGA
- the aroB gene encoding 3-dehydroquinate synthase — MNVVDVDTPGGSYPIHIGPGRIDALDQCIPADATAIAVVTNPTVAALYGERAEAALARTGKRVLRIELPDGEAYKDWQSLNLIFDALLTHRLDRRCVLVALGGGVIGDMTGFAAAVYMRGVRFLQVPTTLLAQVDSSVGGKTAVNHPLGKNMIGAFYQPVAVEIDTDVLNTLPAREVSAGLAEVIKYGLILDPDFWTWCEENAAKLRALDPQAVAHAIRRSCELKAQVVGKDERESGLRAILNLGHTFGHAIESGLGYGAWLHGEAVGCGMVQAAELSADVAGFDRADVERVRALVAAIGCPVVAPDLGADRWLDLMQVDKKTEGGSIRYVLMPRIGEAFMRAAPDDAVRAVLSRTTQ; from the coding sequence ATGAACGTTGTTGACGTCGACACCCCGGGCGGAAGCTATCCGATCCACATCGGCCCCGGCCGCATCGATGCCCTGGACCAGTGCATTCCCGCCGACGCCACCGCGATTGCGGTTGTGACCAACCCCACGGTGGCGGCGCTGTACGGCGAACGCGCCGAAGCGGCGCTGGCGCGCACCGGCAAGCGCGTGTTGCGCATCGAACTGCCGGATGGCGAGGCCTACAAAGACTGGCAGTCGCTGAACCTGATCTTCGACGCCTTGCTGACCCACCGCCTGGACCGCCGTTGCGTCTTGGTGGCGTTGGGCGGCGGTGTCATCGGCGACATGACGGGCTTTGCGGCCGCCGTCTACATGCGCGGCGTGCGCTTTCTGCAGGTGCCCACCACCCTGCTGGCCCAGGTGGACTCGTCCGTGGGCGGCAAGACCGCCGTCAACCATCCGCTGGGCAAGAACATGATCGGGGCCTTCTACCAGCCCGTGGCGGTCGAAATCGACACCGATGTGCTGAACACCCTGCCCGCGCGGGAAGTGTCGGCGGGGCTGGCCGAAGTCATCAAGTACGGCCTGATCCTGGACCCCGATTTCTGGACCTGGTGCGAAGAAAACGCCGCGAAGCTGCGCGCGCTGGACCCGCAGGCCGTCGCCCATGCCATCCGCCGTTCGTGCGAACTGAAGGCGCAGGTGGTGGGCAAGGACGAACGCGAATCCGGCTTGCGCGCCATCCTGAACCTGGGCCACACCTTCGGCCACGCCATTGAATCCGGCCTGGGTTATGGCGCCTGGCTGCACGGCGAGGCCGTCGGTTGCGGCATGGTGCAGGCGGCGGAATTGTCTGCCGACGTGGCCGGCTTTGACCGCGCCGATGTCGAGCGCGTGCGCGCGCTGGTGGCCGCCATCGGCTGCCCGGTCGTGGCGCCCGACCTGGGCGCCGACCGCTGGCTGGACCTGATGCAGGTCGACAAGAAAACGGAAGGCGGGTCCATCCGTTACGTGCTCATGCCGCGCATCGGCGAAGCCTTCATGCGCGCGGCCCCCGACGACGCTGTGCGCGCCGTCTTGTCCCGAACCACCCAGTAA
- a CDS encoding shikimate kinase: protein MMGAGKTTIGRSLARALGREFMDLDHELEARCGVRVPVIFEIEGEAGFRRRESAALEECTQRRNIILATGGGAILAAENRQRLRERGIVIYLRASVDELFRRTCRDRNRPLLATADPRGTLRDLMTLREPLYKEVADLVVETGATPIHTLVKALLPQLQAFEKRI, encoded by the coding sequence ATGATGGGCGCGGGCAAGACCACCATAGGCCGTAGTCTGGCGCGTGCGTTGGGGCGCGAGTTTATGGATCTGGATCATGAGCTCGAGGCGCGTTGCGGCGTTCGGGTGCCGGTTATCTTCGAAATCGAGGGCGAAGCCGGTTTTCGTCGCCGAGAGTCCGCCGCCTTGGAGGAGTGTACCCAACGGCGCAACATAATTCTTGCCACGGGCGGTGGCGCCATCCTCGCCGCTGAAAATCGCCAGCGGCTGCGCGAGCGCGGAATTGTCATCTATTTAAGGGCCAGCGTGGACGAATTATTCCGCCGGACCTGCCGCGACCGCAACCGGCCCTTGCTGGCCACGGCGGACCCCCGCGGCACCCTGCGGGACCTGATGACCCTGCGGGAACCCCTCTATAAAGAAGTGGCCGATCTGGTCGTGGAAACGGGCGCGACGCCCATCCACACCCTGGTCAAGGCGCTGCTGCCGCAATTACAAGCCTTTGAGAAGCGCATATGA
- a CDS encoding penicillin-binding protein 1A codes for MSKPQNSSKKDKPAKSGSPILRFFVKTGIFCVGLFLCGVLLAAMALALAWPNLPNLNAMTDYRPRVPLRVYTADRVLIGEFGEERRNVLRFNEIPDVMKSAVLAAEDDRFYQHGGIDWMGVVRAGLTNLINMSKTQGASTITMQVARNFYLSSEKTYSRKFYELLLTFKIENELTKDQILELYMNQIYLGHRAYGFAAASRAYFGKPLSEVTPAEAAMLAGIPKAPSRFNPISNRPRAELRQRYVLGRMLSLGYLTEPEYKQAMAQPIVMKSAEGTPAGGYAIHGEYVAELARQLLYNVYQDNVYSRGINIYTTVQSKDQEAAYRAVREGVLDYTRRAPYPGPEEQLDLPPGTENNPAALDEFLDGVFDKFSDSGDLLTALVLSASPTEVKLARSSREIITITDKKVLAVVARALNDKAKPDQRIKRGSVVYIRKFGDHWEIINLPAVQAAFVALTPQDGAIRAMVGGFDFYRGNFNRVTQAWRQPGSNIKPFIYAASLERGLTPATQISDQPFELTAAQTGSKAWNPKNYGNQYEPMLTLRQGLYKSKNMVSIRILQAIGPQYAQDYLTRFGFDKARQPPVLPLALGAGSVTPLQLAGAFSVFANGGYRVTPYLIDRVTDSSGKVIMQSRPVVAGDAAARAIDPRTAWVMDDILRGVATYGTAARARVLLKRNDIAGKTGTTNESVDAWFSGYTPNLVATSWLGFDQPKSLGSRETGGGVAMPIWVDYMREVLKGVPEEKPRPRPDGLIVENGEFYFSEFPPGQAVARLGLPEADTLGEFLNGLGSSNPDTQIKVAPGVGTQNTAPWSQKIPF; via the coding sequence ATGAGCAAGCCCCAGAATTCCTCCAAGAAAGACAAGCCCGCCAAGAGCGGCTCCCCGATCCTGCGATTCTTCGTAAAAACCGGCATCTTCTGTGTCGGTCTGTTCCTGTGCGGCGTATTGCTGGCCGCAATGGCGCTGGCGCTGGCTTGGCCCAACTTGCCAAACCTGAACGCCATGACGGACTATCGCCCGCGGGTGCCGCTGCGCGTCTACACGGCGGATCGCGTCCTGATCGGCGAGTTCGGCGAAGAACGCCGCAACGTGCTGCGCTTCAATGAGATTCCCGACGTCATGAAGTCGGCGGTGCTGGCGGCCGAGGATGACCGCTTCTACCAGCACGGCGGGATTGACTGGATGGGCGTGGTGCGGGCTGGCCTGACCAACCTGATCAACATGTCGAAGACGCAGGGCGCCAGCACGATCACAATGCAGGTGGCGCGCAACTTCTACCTGTCGTCGGAAAAGACCTATTCGCGCAAGTTCTACGAACTGCTGCTGACGTTCAAGATCGAGAACGAGCTCACCAAGGACCAGATCCTGGAGCTCTACATGAACCAGATCTACCTGGGCCACCGCGCTTACGGCTTCGCGGCCGCATCGCGCGCCTATTTCGGCAAGCCGCTGTCGGAAGTGACGCCGGCCGAAGCCGCCATGCTGGCCGGCATTCCGAAGGCGCCCTCGCGCTTCAACCCGATTTCAAACCGCCCCCGCGCCGAACTGCGCCAACGCTACGTGCTGGGCCGCATGCTTTCGCTGGGCTACCTGACCGAGCCGGAATACAAGCAGGCGATGGCGCAACCCATCGTCATGAAGTCGGCGGAAGGCACGCCAGCCGGCGGTTATGCCATCCATGGCGAATACGTGGCTGAACTGGCGCGCCAACTGCTCTACAACGTCTATCAGGACAACGTCTACTCGCGCGGCATCAACATCTACACCACCGTGCAGTCCAAGGACCAGGAAGCGGCCTATCGCGCCGTGCGTGAAGGCGTGCTGGACTACACCCGCCGCGCGCCCTACCCCGGCCCCGAAGAGCAGTTGGACCTGCCGCCGGGCACCGAGAACAATCCGGCCGCGCTGGATGAATTCCTGGACGGCGTGTTCGACAAGTTCAGCGACAGCGGCGACCTGCTCACCGCCCTGGTGCTGTCGGCCAGCCCCACCGAAGTGAAGCTGGCGCGCAGCTCGCGCGAAATCATCACCATCACGGACAAGAAAGTGCTGGCCGTCGTGGCGCGCGCGCTGAACGACAAGGCCAAGCCCGACCAGCGCATCAAGCGTGGTTCGGTGGTGTACATCCGCAAGTTCGGCGACCACTGGGAAATCATCAACCTGCCGGCGGTGCAAGCGGCATTCGTGGCCCTGACCCCGCAAGACGGCGCCATCCGCGCCATGGTGGGCGGCTTCGATTTCTATCGCGGTAACTTCAACCGCGTGACGCAAGCCTGGCGCCAGCCCGGTTCCAACATCAAGCCGTTCATCTACGCCGCCTCGCTGGAGCGCGGCCTGACCCCGGCCACGCAGATTTCCGACCAGCCGTTTGAACTGACCGCGGCGCAAACCGGCTCCAAGGCCTGGAACCCCAAGAACTACGGCAACCAGTACGAGCCCATGCTGACCTTGCGCCAGGGCCTGTACAAGTCGAAGAACATGGTGTCGATCCGCATCCTGCAGGCCATTGGCCCGCAATACGCGCAAGACTATCTGACCCGTTTCGGCTTCGACAAGGCGCGTCAGCCGCCCGTGCTGCCGCTGGCGCTCGGCGCGGGCTCCGTGACGCCGCTGCAACTGGCGGGCGCGTTCTCGGTGTTCGCCAACGGCGGTTACCGCGTCACGCCCTACCTGATCGACCGCGTTACCGACAGCAGCGGCAAGGTCATCATGCAGTCCCGGCCCGTGGTGGCCGGCGACGCGGCGGCACGCGCCATTGATCCGCGCACCGCCTGGGTCATGGACGACATCCTGCGTGGCGTGGCCACCTACGGTACCGCCGCGCGCGCCCGGGTGCTGCTCAAGCGCAACGACATTGCCGGCAAGACGGGTACCACCAATGAATCCGTGGACGCCTGGTTCTCGGGCTACACCCCGAACCTGGTGGCAACGTCCTGGCTGGGCTTTGACCAGCCCAAGTCGCTGGGTTCGCGCGAAACCGGCGGCGGCGTCGCCATGCCGATCTGGGTCGATTACATGCGGGAAGTGCTGAAGGGCGTGCCGGAAGAAAAGCCGCGCCCCCGTCCCGACGGCCTGATCGTGGAAAACGGCGAGTTCTACTTCTCGGAGTTTCCCCCGGGGCAGGCCGTCGCCCGCCTGGGCCTGCCCGAGGCTGATACGCTGGGTGAATTCCTGAACGGCCTGGGTAGCAGCAACCCGGACACGCAGATCAAGGTGGCACCGGGCGTGGGCACGCAAAACACCGCGCCCTGGTCGCAGAAGATCCCGTTCTGA